A segment of the Cololabis saira isolate AMF1-May2022 chromosome 3, fColSai1.1, whole genome shotgun sequence genome:
agaaacgagggcgtgtcgagtcaggctgagtaggtactagtggaaaaacaCCAATAAAGTCTGCCCGACTGCCATGTCTCTTTTGTCCTCTGGAGTCTGAAATGACCCTGCTGGGATTCACTGACACTCATAACATATAACACTTGCAATACTTCAGGTGGGTACGTAACGTGAGATTTAAGAAGAATAACTTTGAAAACTGGAGTTGACTTTGGCCAAAGCTATTGTataataaatatgttttatcaaATGTACATTTATAAGCAATATTCTTTGTTCAGTATTTCATGTCAGTATCCTGAATTTGATCCCAGAGTCGTCCCCGTTCTGGGATGGTTTGATCCACTCCTGACTGAGACACTGGCACATAACTGCAGCTGTCAATCATTTCTGTGCCTCCCTTTGTTTTTCTCAACTAGGGCCAACAGACCTTGCTTATATAAAAGTAAActattttttaataatataataaaaaaaaaaatatatatatagatatatatatatatatatatatatatatatatagataaataaaaaaaaaaatatatatatatatatatatatatatatatatatatatatataaatatatatataaaacaaataataataaattaagaaaaaatacaaaaaatacatatatattatataaaataaataatacataaaaaataatatatatatatatataaataaattaaatatatatgatatattaaaaatgcatatatatatatatatatatatcaatcaattcatatttatttcgagcatgCCTATATGCCTTAggcttttaccaacatggtattaaccattaatatatatgcagacaaagtaggaagtaggaagaaaaaggaaaaaaaattaaattaaaagaataaataaaagtaagctATATTTTTGAGTTGAAACAAGATTTAATTTGGAGTCAGAATGACCCGAAGGACAACACGAGAAATAAATGATGTTGGTGATGAAATGGTGACATTACAAGCTGCTTTCATAAGAGCAAGTaaattcaaatttaaatctCAAAAACGATGGACCAAGACATCTCAAAGGTGGGTCATCACTTCAGATCTGCACTGTTGTTTTCTAGATTAGTCAAACTGAGcactaaaaataagaaatactcACTGGTCCAATCATCTTCAAAGCAGTAGAGGAAATGGAAGACCACCATGAGCAGAGCATGAAGGGAGACGAGTGCGATGTACATCTGGGTCGAGACAGAGAACAAATTGTGGAACAATTGGCGGCgcagaacaacaacaacccGACGTGGATTTAACCAAGCCTTGATACACTCCAGCAGAGGGAGAACATTGATCTCTCAGCTGTTTTAACGTGTTCACTCAGCCCGTATTCGTTTTTAAAGACTctggccacgtttccacatagccgggtatttacaaaaactgatatttccccctctacgtttgaAAAagaccatcatttacacaaacctgcataaatatctgttaaggtgctatgagcagccaaacctacagggggcagtgtaacgagaagataaagtcaagctagccaatcagaatcctggaaaagatcatcaacaaatgacacgagtaacttccagttacttccaagatgaacgagtctttggtttggagtgacagagaagtggagttacttttagtgctactttagaatataaaacaagtaaaatacaagaaaatattgacggtggccaaacaaattgtaaacacagggcgcactcatgacgctggtgacgtttctgtcgcataatgtgacgttctgaagcctaaatgtccgtttctctctgtttacaagcaaacgtgaagacggaggttttgcaaatctccactttggccagagttttcagaactgattttttggtgactttgtgCTTCGTTTTCgggtaaacgaacggccaaaacgcatgaaaacaccaccgttttttctacgtgtaaacggggcctcactCTCTCAGTGCACGTACCGTGAAAAGCACAAAGTACTTTTGGTTGTTCTCCCCGACGCAGTTGTTGACCCACGGACAGTGGTGGTCCATCTTCCGTATGCACCTTTTGCAGACactgcaaggcaaggcaagtttatttgtacagcacgattcaacacaaggtaattcaaagtgctttacatcaacattaaaagcggcaagacacaattaaacagtaaataacaaatacaatgagcactttgtgtttcattatttgtatgaaaagtgctatataaataaagtttgatttgatttgatttgaatcaGTTTAATTTAGAGCGGTTTAGAGCTAAATTTGTGTTCAACGTTGTTTACTCTATGCATATTACTGTTGTTTGTTCATTTTgtggcgccgtttcgccagttatTCACGGTTTAAACACTGTGATCGCCATTTCCCTTATTGCACGTGGTGTGATGagggcgccgccatctttaTTGAGCCACGTTGTTTCGAGACACGGATAATCGGAATATTTGCATCACGTGCTTTGtctttgatttcttttccttTATGTAGTTAACGTTTGATTTTTGATTATTACTTCTCTTTATGGTTagtgatttttatgtttttaatgtagtgccatcaggatttatccAAGGTGTCGCTTTTCCACCTGCTTGACacctaaatgtaaataaattctgattgattttaatgagagaagttgtttgatGTTGTTTTGCACATATTTTGTCACAATGGCTGATTTGACAAAGCCAGTGCCGAACTCGTACGagccttcaacattattctgcaGAAATAATAGCCTTTACTGTTATTCTGGTAGAATATTCCCTATTTTGAGACTGATTCTGCTGtcaaagttatcattttcctggttaGAGCCCAGGTGGTTCCCcgtttgattaagtcattttgaataattcaatttgataaataatctactttattaattattaataattgttgaaggacaattattaataactcttgataaccgaaacagcgccccctatcTGCTGTGTGGCAAAACAATGTATTGTTCCTTTTTATGaagttaatgtttttttatgtgtagtttaggcatcagaatttatccgaagTGTCGTCTTGCCAACTTGAcacttatgtaaataaattcagattaatttgaatgagagaagttgtttgtgtttattttacacatattttgttACAAATGCTGGTTTGCCAGGGCCTGTGTTCGTATTCCTTCCTTCAACTATTATTCTGTAAAATAATTCAtcctgagactgattttgctgtagttatcattttcctgattacatcaggatgtgccccgttttgattaattcattttgataattcaatttgataaataatctactttattatcatattattatcattaatatcattaataattgtcgaaggacaattattaataactcttgataactgaaacagcGCCTGCTGTGTGGCACAACATCAGGAACAAAGGACattaagttgttgtttttgttgactttttcattttattttatttctgactaCATGGCACTTCCATTCATCTGGACGAGGTCGGTCTCCTTGCAGTGTCCTCGCTTGTGTCCTGCTTGTGTCCTGCAGTTATCTGTGTTAATAAATCCTAATGTTCTAAACACTGTGGATGTGGATGATTCAGAAACGCAGTCTCACACAGATCTTGCTTATTTTCCCctccaaaatgtttttaaatctttattttaaaactatTATAACTACAAAAATGTTGAATGTACCTTTTTCCTAAAAGGTTCAGCATTTAGCTGCATCCTAACATTGCGTATTTTTGTGGACTATCAGGCCATAGTACCGCCTTATAGGGTGTAATATCAACGAATGGGTTTGTTTTCATACACAAGGCGGGTTATAAGGACCACgataaaacatataaagtgaaacaaaaagtctggtaagttgaactttattcaacttgaACGatattcagttgtaactaaaacagaacaatactctcacattttaaatcattcgtcttccatGAATCCAGAAATAAAAAGTGGTTGAGGTTAGTgtcgtactacgtcctgttttctgattggttcatcgttgccagggatagcagacacctgaagttagtgtgagagTCTGTAGACCTGACGTTGGCTTGACGTTTAATTACAGTAAAGTAACACTGACTAGAattggatgatggttggttgGCAGTGCTACATAATTCATTATCTACCGTTGTCTGACCAAGGAcagactttaatgtgtcagctgaacCATGAATTACGTGGAGCGGCTTCGTCACTACCAAAGTCGCACAGATTCTCGAGTTCAGTGTACCACGTAAAACTGGTTCAAGGTCAGTAAGCacattcatacataaggtgATGATTATATGGGCGCATTGCCgacttttgagaaaattaagCATGTTAAATAATAGTGTGAAAAATACAGTAACTGTTATATTTTTGTGTAAGTTCATCCCTGGGTCCAGTTATCTAATTGGCACCAGCACACTTGGTTAAAtgacattgactacgtttacatgcagtcaaaattcgggttatagctaatattccggttactgaaacattcagaatattccgtttacatggtgattaatcattcgggatatctcaatcaaaccagcgacgcgcagagaacgtgatgacgcaattagcgtcatttccacttcttcttcctgtatccaaattcaaaacaaatgctcctttgggcaacttttctctcaccttcttgtaaatctcgctatcccagtactttctaccgtctacaaatgccaaaatgttcatatccttcattacatttataaagtgattagtctcttcctcactccaaaagtgtggcgtgatCTTGCGTTTCCCCATGTTtaaaagaacttcctggactcaaaagaccaggattccttgtgaacagaacatgtgcagaaaacaaattcctgttccgtttgatggggatattctgtttggcgtttacatgacccaatattcaggttttaaaaggaataacccaggggtcatattcgggtttttaaaaaccggaatatgagcaaattcgggtcattcaaaggggttattggtgtttacatggccgtgcaaatttgggttattgccaatattcgggttttaaaagggttattgatgcatggaaacacagtcatagTCTCAACCTTTCATTTAAATATTCCAACTTATTTAAAGTCAGGAGCTCAGATTAACCCacaatgagtgcgtttacatgggtaATTCCAAtttgattcagaattaaaattaaatccgatttaaaataagtaaaaattaccaggtaaacacctaattcgaatgaaaatggccattccgaattaaacttaattccgaagtaagtggctggtttattccgatttgaaatccgaatagaataattccagatcatgtaaacactcattccactttaaattaattccagtctttctttctgctcgttccctcgcccgtctgtctccatgacgcttatattccgcgctgggctggttttccaaacaaagtttcaagatggcagcacgcagtaaacgctggtgaagagcagagaccatttatttaataaatagcttggaggacctggaaataattaaaagaacagatggaaacaggaaacataacaattgtgagcttttcaaagttgtagcggctaataATACAAAAGGATGCTAATAATGATCTAATAATGTGGTCCTCCATGTTGTTGCTAATcgagtaagtttgtttttcttccggtagacgtaacttccggtccgcccccctatccaatcagaaccttcccaacccccagacctgaagaggaattggagaaagaccatcaaacgtgtaaacctcaattcggaattactatttccatgtaatctcgaaggaaaatagtttaattctgaattatttaatccgGAATAattcattccgaattaaaaaccatcatgtaaccgtggccagtgtgTCCCCTACCTGCAGTGGTGCGCTCGGTCAGGCTTGATGCTGCAGCACTTTGGACATTTGTAGACCAcctgtcctggtttcagttgaAGGCTTTCTATGTATTCTTTAGTGGCATTCCCCTTTGGCACGGCAccctaacagaaaaaaaacaaacaaggaaaaTTAGCATAAAGTTGCTGGGCATTgatcaaaaataagaaaatagtttttgacacacaaaaaaaagaaaaaagtctcaCTAACAGGGTCAGTACACATGGCCCGGAGGTGTGAGGCGAGGGCGAGAAAGGCCAGCGTGTTGAACAACGTCCCGTTCACGATGCTGTACGTCAGATTCTTGGAGGGGAGCAACATTACGAACAGCACCACGAACTCGGCGTACAACACCAGCATCCACGTGATGACGGCGCACACGATGCCGCAGGTGTCCCTGATGAACCACATtgccgaggcggaggaggaagTGATGACATCTTTGGAGATGGGGATGCGTTGCTCAGCCTGCAGGAAGGTGGACACCGTCCCGGTCCCACTCTGTCCACGTCCGTGCTCCACGTCCCTGCATCTGTGCACCGGGCTCTTCATCCTTCATCTAAGCTGGGCGCCTGCTGCAAGTGCCACCAGACCCCCCACGGTCTTCAGGACTCAGTCATCACATGCTGCAGGGACAGGAATGGACCGCGTTAGCCACAAATCACAGAGAACTGCTGAGATGTTGTCAAAatctcccctttaagagggaaccATGatcaggatcataagggggggaccctcctgctgaagaccagtaataaataaacaaaaacaaacaaacaagcgtagctctatagcagcatgtCTAGGATGAAGCTCTCACTGCATCCAAAATGCCAtattaaacagtatatactcaaaagtatacttaagttcggcacacttttgggTAAATAtgagtagtatgcattaattgcgacgtactactcagagccacacagcacttcctgccgttgggagggggagttgttaccatggtaacaactcctgtcacagcagcagtagcagcactgcTCTGCTATTTCCCATTTATcttggcccaaacaagatgacattatatactaatattatatatgaatattataatcttaatatgatattaatattatattaataatattattatacttaatattatacttatgacataagtcatgcgcagcacttagcaaccaaacaccgctgcattgcattgtgggaagtttctgcttagctagtgtcttGTCCATCAATCCGTagtaatacatttctccggaatgagtatggatagtacatactatcgAGTacatactaatgtttcggaggcactaaaaaatctcaaatactgtttttgctactcattagggtggaaggatggaaTTTCAGACGCAGCTtctgtttcagaccagctgctctagtctggtcctgcagctgcagctacgactactaaccctaacacactagagtttacactaactagaggtttactaaacactaactagaggtttactaaacactaactagaggtttactaaacactaactagaggtttactaaacactaacttgaggtttactaaacactaactataggctttactaaacagaaaggttttcagtttggttttaaaggtggaggtggtgtcagcctccttaacccagattggaagttgtttccatagtaacggttcctgatagcagaacgcccgccctccaaatctacatttggattctaggaactacgagtaaacctgcactctgagaacagagagctctgttaggaacataaggcactatcaggtcttgcaaataatgcggagctaagccgctttggactttatacgcaagtaatacaattttaagttggattctgaattttacgggtagccaatggagcgactctaacattggagagacgtggtctctcctgctgattcctgtcagcactcgctgctgctgcattttggatcagctggaggatattcagagaattacttggacatcctgctaataacacattacagtaatctagtctaaaagatacaaacgcatgaactagtttttccgCATCaatctgtgagaggattttcctaatctttgtgatattacggagatggaaaaatgctgtcTAACAAACTTGATTAATATGTTCACTCCAAGCTTTTGCACAGTTATATTGTGCAAAGCTTGGCGTTATTTATATATAGGTATGTTTCCTGTATAGAAATTATATTGGATTTCAGATGCTTAAATTAGTGCAATTCATGCATGTCGCATATGCACTATAAGCATGTATCACAGGGAAAgtcttgaaaaatgtgtttctgGACTAAAGTAGaagaaaaatatcaaacatatttagaaaaataatcaaaattaaaaaaaattatttacgaAATGAAATTCAATTAAACAGAtcaattaaaatattttttaattaccAAATGTAACTTGAAAATTAAAGTAAACAAATTACGATGACAAATTAGAATTATAtaattcaaaaatgaaattataatGAGGCTACAACAAAACCTCTTAGAAGCTTATAATAGTGAGAAAGCCAAACTCTTTTCATTGTCAGGAGACATCATAATAAAGCACTTCCTGAGACGTGTGTGGTGGACGTGTTGGTGTGTGGTGAAAGAAATGAGTACAAACTGCACCTAAATAAACACTcacaccaaaacaaaaaacttaACCCAACAGTTAAAACAGCTTTGCATCAAAGCCTTTAGGGGTTAAAATTAAATTGAAGAAAGCATAACCTATAACAGCACACAGTTGTGTCTCTATTATACAAAATAACAGcaaaataaatcttttgaaTCAGAATAAATCATCTTGAATTCCTAACATCACCAGAACAGCATAAGCAACTCTGAACCTCCTACAGGAAACGCTCAACCTACCTGTTCTGCAACTAATCCTGTTGTTGGTGTCTGCACCGAAACTTACTCAACACAAACCAGGATACAAATGTGTTAACATATTACACAGAACTGGAAAACATCCTAATACTCTTATATTCACTGACAGAAAATTGTTATCCTGTCCTTCATGGTGTGTGACCACACCTTCAGTCTGTGGTGATCAGTTCTTACAACCCACTTTAAAATAGCATCAGCAATATATCCTGTTAATGATTTGTTACACAGAAGGTTTTAAATTGGAAGTTGATATTGCATATTGCATATTTTGTTCTTCTGAGGCCGAAACCATTGaacatctttttttcaattgctcttttacaaagtccTTTTGGTctgacattcatatttggttaTCTTTAAAAATTGACGAAATTCCTGTTTTTACTTACAATGATGTTATTTATTATACGGATAACTTGGATCCTAAATATTCAAACATCATCAACCTGGTGATTattttgggtaaatatcatattcacactTGTAAGTGGAGTGGAAATACTCCCTCCTTTactatattttttacattttttttaccaactactttaaatctatgaaaaagATTGATAATACGAATAGGGTTTGCCAAGAAACTGTACTCATCCATAACTCAGTCCTTGCTCTTTTGATTTTACCTAACCCTTAACCTCGGGATGCCAACTCCAAATGACTACATTATATTTAAGACAGGGTTAAAATAAACTATACTAGTGAGGACCAGTGGGATAGTATGTGTCAGAATGTCTTTATTTCACTGTCACGCCGCTCCGTCTAAGTAAGATGTTTCCTAACTCATCCCCTAGATGTCATCGCTGCAAAACATGTATAAGGTCAACTATACACATCTTTTGGGAATGCAGAAAATTAAAGCACTTTTGGAAGGCTGTACATGACTTAACTGTCAAGGTTGTAGAGACCCCACTAGACAGTACACCAATACGTTATCGTTTTGGTACAGAACTGGACAAGACACTGGATCCCACACACACGAAGAGGATTGCTATAATATCCTACATAGTGAAGAAATGCATTCTACTCAACTGGAATCAGCACAGACCCCCTACATTTAACCTGTTTAAACAAACTTTGAATGACACTTTGCGTTTGGAACAACGCACGTACACTCTAAAAAATaagggggatgtttttctgagaATATGGCAACCACTTATGGACCTCTGACATTCATCCAGCATGGCTGGCCATGCCTGGATTCTGTGTACAAAAGAGACATATATGCACTGTGACCATGgctcatttgatttgattatttatgtatcggcacagattactttctaacactgtatttgacctggtctttgtacgttttgaccgtatagaaacgtaattctcgtcagttgtgtgaaataagacctggaaacaggcattgtggcatagaattgtcaaattggtttaattcaccgtacaaattgttacagattacttttgtaatactgtattagacccggtctttgtacgttttgaccgtatagaaacgtaattcttgccattgtaagaatgagatgtacctgctgtactctactgtccttactttttaacaacttgtgcttttcattattttacctcttttcttaacattttatttcattttatttgttatttactgtttagttgtgtcttgctgcttttaatgttgatgtaaagcactttgaattaccttgtgttgaattctgctatacaaatacaggactgtctcagaaaattagaatattgtgattttctgtaatgcaattacaaaaacaaaaatgtcatactttctggattcattacaaatcaactgaaatattgcaagcctttgattattttaatattgctgatcatggcttacagcttaagaaaactcaaatatcctatctcaaaaaatgttaatattctgggaatcttaatcttaaactgtaagccataatcagcaatattaaaataataaaagccttgcaatatttcagttgatttgtaatgaatccagaatgtatgacatttttttttttttttttaattgcattacagaaaataaaggactttatcacaatattctaattttctgagacagtca
Coding sequences within it:
- the LOC133440854 gene encoding palmitoyltransferase ZDHHC3-like isoform X2, with the translated sequence MKSPVHRCRDVEHGRGQSGTGTVSTFLQAEQRIPISKDVITSSSASAMWFIRDTCGIVCAVITWMLVLYAEFVVLFVMLLPSKNLTYSIVNGTLFNTLAFLALASHLRAMCTDPGAVPKGNATKEYIESLQLKPGQVVYKCPKCCSIKPDRAHHCSVCKRCIRKMDHHCPWVNNCVGENNQKYFVLFTMYIALVSLHALLMVVFHFLYCFEDDWTKCSSFSPPATVILLILLCFEGLLFLIFTSVMFGTQVHSICTDETGIEQLKKEERRWAKKTKWMNMRAVFGHPFSLLWFSPFSTPDHGKAETYQYVV
- the LOC133440854 gene encoding palmitoyltransferase ZDHHC3-A-like isoform X1; amino-acid sequence: MKSPVHRCRDVEHGRGQSGTGTVSTFLQAEQRIPISKDVITSSSASAMWFIRDTCGIVCAVITWMLVLYAEFVVLFVMLLPSKNLTYSIVNGTLFNTLAFLALASHLRAMCTDPGAVPKGNATKEYIESLQLKPGQVVYKCPKCCSIKPDRAHHCSVCKRCIRKMDHHCPWVNNCVGENNQKYFVLFTMYIALVSLHALLMVVFHFLYCFEDDWTKCSSFSPPATVILLILLCFEGLLFLIFTSVMFGTQVHSICTDETGIERLKGETGKWGKVPCWEAMRTAFGGPLSLSWCSPFSGLSCRRGPPDHVPVPQGDIVEEDVITIPLD